In the Ctenopharyngodon idella isolate HZGC_01 chromosome 21, HZGC01, whole genome shotgun sequence genome, tttgttctaatgaacaaagaaaaatatttggaagaatgtcagtaaccaagcaGTTCTCggcccccattgacttccatattatttatttttcctatggtagtcaatggggggcgagatctgcttggttactgacattctcccaaaaatcttcctttgtgttcagcagaacaaagaaattcatacaggtttggaacaatttgagggtgagtaaatgatgacagaattttcatttttgggtgaactatccctttaaaatataacagcttattcttttattttaacgTTTTATATATAACTGCtctaatttctttaaattaaaCTAATCGTTTGCTCATTACCAAAAACATTTGCCAGacttgttatatatatatatatatatatactcctTTTAAAAATCCTCTTTTGTGAAGAAATAAAACtttcaggtttttcagatttaagtttacagatttaattttgttaaatggAAAAGAGCATCCAGGAGAACTATtcgtttaaataaatgctgctgaacttatttacaatttttttttttttttttttacaaagcattaTGCATATATGGTAAATATCTAAATAATGTGATTTCTCATTTCCAGTTCTGATGAGCCCAGTGTTGTGTGAGGATGAGGAGAGTGTAATTACAGTATGCCAAGAGGAAGATAAAGACCTCAGAGTGGACTGCCTTCTGGAGCCCAAACCCAACTACCACACAGACTATGAGTTCTCCATGTCCAAAAGCCAAAAGGAGACCATCATAAGCACAAACATCTCTGGAATCATGCCTGAACCCAAGTTCAGGCACAACACATTTGTGACAGAGCTCGAACCATACGGATTCAGGCTGACCATTATGAGCTTCACCATCACTGAGAATACAACATTCATTTGTAAAGTAACCAAGATCCAGAAGACTCTATTTGTTGAATTAGGTACAAAAGCTGAGATAAATTTCTACAACATAAAACTAGAATGAATATTTTCTCTGCCTAAACCTGAACTTGTCTTTGCCTTCTAGATAGCATCCAGCCCTGCTCTGCCATCAGTGTGTTTCTGCTGGGTTATCCTTGGCTCAGTCTCCTGATTCCTCTGTGCATCATACATCTATCGGAAGCCTTTTAAAAACAGGTTTCTGTGCTGGTCAGCTACAGGATGTGCAAATGCATTTCTAGACTCTAAATAAAGTATTTCTGTAGATTTTGCAGCAAATTTGAGTATTTTCAATCTACATGCTCTGCATTTACTGTAAAGTACTGGTTGCTGCCTTTATGAGGGTATTTATTTACTTCATGCCTTTTATGTGTCTAGCCAAAGCACAAGTGAAGACATGTCCTGTGTGCAATAAGTTAAAGTATTTTTAGGGTTTTTGTATATTAACCCTGTAAAACccaaatatagaaaaaaaagagcaacattttttttgacCTCTCAGATATTGTTTTAGGAGGCCTCTGAAGTAGAAATTAAagatttttcaaattttttacattttagtatgtttttaggGAACTGTTGTAATATTGCAACGTTGGGCCTAGTTAGGAGCAGAATTTCTGTATTTGTACTCACTTTGTCTGAACAGATATACAGAGCATTTAAGCATTCATTTGCAGGGTTGATTGCTTACTTAGCCCCATAACAGTATACATCATGAGTAATAATCACACAGCaatcatattttttatgaataagcatttattaataaaaatattgaaaaaatttgtatttataaaactttttctTCTATCACTTTCAATGTGGTTTGAATGAAGTCTGTGTTTTACAGTGATAGTCCCTAAGACAGTTCTTTTCATCTGAGAAGCACAGGCGAACATTGCACTTGCtacacagtgtgtttgtgtatccATTATTGCAGTGTCTGCAGCGTCCTCTCTTCATCTTTACTGGGAAATGTGCAATCATGTCGTTGCACACATCCAGTGGGGGGTGGTCAGATGACATCTTGGCATTCtgaaatggagaaaataaaaaaataaataagtgaataaTACATATGGGTCTTATATTGTAGTAGATAAACTGAAAGAATAGACAGGGTGGTAGACCATGTGTCGAGGGCAGAGATCTAACTATTATCCATCAAAGTATTATAATTTCAATGCAAATGCTAATCAAAATTCCACTACTACATTCAAACAATACTGTCTGGCTGGCCTATTATGCGTTCTACTTATCATACTAAAAGAACACATGCATCCCCCCAGAGCACTTACAGGTTCATATTCAAGACCATTCACACCTGTCCCTAAACAATGCAACAGGCATTCAGAGCCTGTTTTTCTATCTCCTAATGCTATAAACTGCTACTTGGGCAACACAAAATCTCAGGATCATTTagaagttaaaaaacaaacaaaaaactacaAAGATACAGGGAGTTTCAGATACTGCTCTAGATGATGGAGTTTCAATACCACatacaatttattcctgtgtttaATTATGGTCTAAGCTAAACTAAGTACAAATTTAACAGAAAAGCACATTTAGAACTTAGTTACAATGAATCAACTAACAGTTTAAATTTCAATTTTTGACCATGTGAGATGTGCAGTGTCCTTATGTAATGTGTAAGGAGCACAGGCTATTTTGACTACCACTCTGGCCCAACGTTGTAGAATTACAACATGGACTTAACAATCCCTAAATCAAATTTGATTAATGTTTtccaaaaataactaaatatgtatgtgttctagaaaaaaaaa is a window encoding:
- the LOC127503311 gene encoding thy-1 membrane glycoprotein-like isoform X3, translated to MNTFNNMFGWILLLGVLMSPVLCEDEESVITVCQEEDKDLRVDCLLEPKPNYHTDYEFSMSKSQKETIISTNISGIMPEPKFRHNTFVTELEPYGFRLTIMSFTITENTTFICKVTKIQKTLFVELDSIQPCSAISVFLLGYPWLSLLIPLCIIHLSEAF
- the LOC127503311 gene encoding thy-1 membrane glycoprotein-like isoform X1; this translates as MVISKLTVNHHCFSENFVMNTFNNMFGWILLLGVLMSPVLCEDEESVITVCQEEDKDLRVDCLLEPKPNYHTDYEFSMSKSQKETIISTNISGIMPEPKFRHNTFVTELEPYGFRLTIMSFTITENTTFICKVTKIQKTLFVELDSIQPCSAISVFLLGYPWLSLLIPLCIIHLSEAF
- the LOC127503311 gene encoding thy-1 membrane glycoprotein-like isoform X2, whose amino-acid sequence is MADNTKHFKMQNFVMNTFNNMFGWILLLGVLMSPVLCEDEESVITVCQEEDKDLRVDCLLEPKPNYHTDYEFSMSKSQKETIISTNISGIMPEPKFRHNTFVTELEPYGFRLTIMSFTITENTTFICKVTKIQKTLFVELDSIQPCSAISVFLLGYPWLSLLIPLCIIHLSEAF